One region of Plasmodium gaboni strain SY75 chromosome 6, whole genome shotgun sequence genomic DNA includes:
- a CDS encoding putative poly(A) polymerase PAP: MHTVYENENLIECSNFMLNRKDSLEEFFEVSEIKEETEETYLNYNIECTLNKKIEDRKSNVTYRREIINDENIQENKKYEEGGVTEPISLNYPSEEDIKKSNDVVELLKGYNLFEEESGLKKRENVLGMINKLFHEFLIELSINQGISEEEANNISGNLYTFGSYRLGVITPNSDIDCIFLAPQNLTREIFFNEFYLKLQQDRNVKKLQALPETYTPIIQFMYDDVDIDLLLATLPYKTLKDCYYSLDNDHILKNLDEVTVRSLNGIRVADLILNSVPNKDHFRNTLRFIKLWAKSRGIYSNILGFLGGISWALLTAKICQLYPNFNVSQLICKFFKVYSIWNWKYPVLLQNIKKYNIEGLNNFPVWDPEKNIKDKLHVMPIITPAFPCMNSTHNVTYCTRNILIEEFKRAHSIIQCMEDENNMKSSIPMYKLWPNNNNSNNLNNNSNNVWMTILEPLDLFSTYKHFLHIQIMGINEFIYNSWKGWIESKIRLLFKKLETINELKIRPFPKFYFYKKEKLYYCSSFFIALIFFYKNPYENTFNLSYAIRDFIDIALNWPQKIKYPNAFKINIMYQKRSQVLEFLDIVTKEENQKNKHVMENTDKDQIDHNQNGYRNNHKNKQFDEYDDHLFN, from the coding sequence ATGCACACTGTTTACGAAAACGAGAATTTGATTGAATGTAGCAATTTTATGCTGAACAGAAAAGATAGCCTTGAGGAATTTTTTGAGGTGAGCGAGATAAAAGAAGAGACTGAGGAAACATATttgaattataatatagaatgtacattaaataagaaaatCGAAGATAGGAAGAGTAATGTTACTTATAGGCgtgaaataataaatgatgaGAATATACAAGAGAATAAGAAATATGAAGAGGGTGGTGTTACTGAACCAATATCATTAAATTATCCATCAGAAGAAGATATTAAGAAATCTAATGATGTAGTAGAATTATTGAAAGgatataatttatttgaaGAAGAAAGTGGATTAAAAAAGCGAGAAAATGTTTTAGGtatgataaataaattatttcatGAGTTTCTTATAGAATTATCTATAAATCAAGGTATAAGTGAAGAAGAAgcaaataatatatcaggaaatttatatacatttgGTTCTTATCGTTTAGGTGTAATTACACCAAATAGTGATATAgattgtatatttttagcTCCACAAAATTTAACAAgagaaatattttttaatgaatTCTATTTAAAATTACAACAAGATAgaaatgtaaaaaaattacaagCTTTACCAGAAACATATACACCTATTATACAATTTATGTATGACGATGTTGATattgatttattattagCAACCTTACCatataaaacattaaaagattgttattattctttagataatgatcatatattaaaaaatttagaTGAAGTAACAGTTAGATCATTAAACGGTATTAGAGTTGCTGACttaatattaaattctGTACCGAATAAAGATCATTTTAGAAATACATTAAGATTTATAAAACTATGGGCAAAAAGTAGAGGTATATATAGTAACATATTAGGTTTCTTAGGAGGTATTTCATGGGCATTATTAACAGCAAAAATTTGTCAGTTATATCCAAATTTTAATGTTAGTCAattaatatgtaaattttttaaagtaTATTCTATATGGAATTGGAAATATCCAGTActtttacaaaatattaaaaaatataatattgaaggattaaataattttccCGTTTGGGATCctgaaaaaaatataaaagataaattaCATGTCATGCCTATAATTACACCAGCTTTTCCATGCATGAATTCAACACATAATGTTACTTATTGTACACgtaatattttaatagAAGAATTTAAAAGAGCTCATTCAATTATCCAATGTATGgaagatgaaaataatatgaaatcTTCTATACCTATGTATAAATTATGGccaaataataataatagtaataatcttaataataatagtaataatgTTTGGATGACTATTTTAGAACCATTAGATTTATTCAGTACATATAAACATTTCCTACATATACAAATTATGGGTATTaatgaatttatatataatagttGGAAAGGATGGATTGAAAGTAAAATACGTCTCttattcaaaaaattagaaactattaatgaattaaaaattaGACCCTTTCCTAAattctatttttataaaaaagaaaaattatattattgttcatccttttttatagcacttatatttttttataaaaaccCATATGAAAATACCTTTAACTTATCATATGCTATTCGTGATTTTATTGACATTGCCTTGAATTGGCcacaaaaaataaaataccCAAACGCCTTCAAAATTAATATCATGTATCAAAAAAGATCACAAGTTCTGGAATTCTTAGATATAGTAACAAAAGAAGAAaaccaaaaaaataaacatgTGATGGAAAATACGGACAAAGATCAAATTGATCATAATCAAAATGGTTATAGAAATAACCATAAAAATAAGCAATTTGATGAATACGACGATCACTTATTTAATTGA
- a CDS encoding hypothetical protein (conserved Plasmodium protein, unknown function): protein MTAKLKLKDYENLCKWFKRLSNRKSLPLLAEKKEDRLKNFTNFSLYHIMEKYEFVPNFILKTEFLYPLLYKNPEVLKQSYFNHHKLSTEQNKTEINNT from the coding sequence atgacAGCTAAGTTAAAATTGAAGGATTATGAAAACCTTTGTAAATGGTTTAAAAGATTAAGTAACAGAAAGAGTTTACCTCTATTGGctgaaaaaaaagaagatcgtctaaaaaattttaccaatttttcattatatcatattatggaaaaatatgaatttGTACCTAActttattttaaaaactgaatttttatatcctttattatataaaaaccCAGAAGTCTTAAAGCAGTCATATTTTAATCATCATAAACTTTCAACTGAGCAAAATAAAACAGAAATTAACAATacataa
- a CDS encoding hypothetical protein (conserved Plasmodium protein, unknown function) — translation MSNIILEKKEHSKNFKKFKKVVKKNANDKTENVYSKKGYKSKDDINLVSHISNRKKNNIMSKINKTASTKIYINKKGISNNENRNNELIKYATDIISLFDNNKEEVRNESDNNLNIVYKNHEKIGALSNKNIKNTSETLNCFNESKQINSFEFSLEINNESNYHLSKHVKELINYTSNSEPYFSDTEFISANNKSNNKSNERTKKKKMTKFKETCKNKKYKKEKENIIIDYNTDIIYKNLDNLKSLYQGVHESTSFCMTKLMNSRIHVEKNIAKYDDILSEHSENILNKFDIFIEEDVKDVHESRYVYIDQICECFTYIMSITLTK, via the exons atgagtaatattattttagAAAAAAAGGAACATTCGAAAAATTTTAAGAAATTCAAAAAGGTTGTAAAGAAGAATGCAAATGATAAGACTGAAAATGTTTATTCAAAGAAAGGATATAAATCAAAGgatgatataaatttaGTTAGCCATATTAGCAataggaaaaaaaataatatcatgagtaaaataaacaaaacAGCTTCAacaaaaatttatattaataaaaaaggtatttctaataatgaaaatagaaataatgaattaattaaatatgctactgatattatatctttatttgataataataaagagGAAGTAAGAAACGAAAGTGACAACAATTTAAATATAgtttataaaaatcatGAAAAAATTGGAGCTTTGTcaaataagaatataaagAATACATCAGAAACGTTAAATTGTTTCAATGAATCAAAACAGATAAATTCCTTTGAATTTTCTttagaaataaataatgaaagtaattatcatttatcAAAACATGTAAAggaattaataaattatacGAGTAACTCTGAGCCATATTTTAGTGACACAGAATTTATTTCTgcaaataataaaagtaataataaatcaaatgaaagaactaaaaagaagaaaatgaCAAAGTTCAAAGAAACGTgtaaaaacaaaaaatataaaaaggaaaaagaaaatataattattgattataatacagatattatatataaaaatttagataatttaaaatCTTTATACCAAGGAGTACATGAATCAACATCTTTCTGTATGACGAAATTGATGAATAGTAGAATACATGTTGAGAAAAATATAGCaaaatatgatgatatCTTATCAGAACATAGTgagaatatattaaacaaaTTTGATATCTTCATTGAAGAAGATGTGAAAGATGTTCATGAATCCA GATATGTTTATATTGATCAAATATGCGAATGTTTTACTTACATTATGTCTATCACATTAACCAAATGA
- a CDS encoding hypothetical protein (conserved Plasmodium protein, unknown function) has product MKLLLLLCLVTLNLFHISLEYNVEEEKCDYMNIFMKPLFYNCYIFKDHGNKIQQGCCKYYKAVRKGYERKSGKLYKLSAEEYNKKYGNIKNDLYSINDIIKNSISEKDMDEIKYLFPVIGEKLLNINGKDGGVNIKRSITDIDDLLVEFNNKHFNLKDIQVKILNGSTKNYDPYFNYIKADQNFIKKKEEILQKSPFHSKTCFKSIGGKNCNNGNTNNHHNNDNNFEDDDNDDEDLNYELYEQYKDDDNINSSINHMNNKTNTNGNNNDNTINNINNNSTNNNNNNNNTYNNNATYNHPQYIEHEEDNMNNKSSYYSFTQNFSIVNLFSQNPRKIMQKYLEFKQHLSSPSKEKMDGFLDREYYNTTKKLNEVLEDDLKKTGEIIDQKEKKGFVSSFFDDLMSLIYFPKKNVEL; this is encoded by the coding sequence ATGAAATTGTTGCTACTGCTTTGCTTAGTAACTTTAAACCTTTTTCATATTAGTCTTGAATATAATGTAGAAGAGGAAAAGTGTGActatatgaatatatttatgaaacctttattttataattgttatatttttaaagaCCATGGAAATAAAATTCAGCAAGGGTGTTGTAAGTATTATAAAGCAGTAAGAAAAGGatatgaaagaaaaagtggcaaattatataaattatctgcagaagaatataataaaaagtatggaaatataaaaaatgatttatattcaataaatgatataataaaaaattcGATTAGTGAAAAAGATATggatgaaataaaatatttatttccTGTGATTGGTGagaaattattaaatattaatggAAAAGATGGAGgtgtaaatataaaaagatCAATAACAGATATAGATGATTTATTAGTtgaatttaataataaacattttaattTGAAAGATATACAAgtgaaaatattaaatggaagtacaaaaaattatgatccttattttaattatataaaagcagatcaaaattttataaaaaaaaaagaagaaatattaCAGAAAAGTCCATTTCATAGTAAAACATGTTTTAAATCCATAGGTGGAAAAAATTGTAACAATGGAAATACTAACAATCATCacaataatgataataattttgaagatgatgataatgatgatgaagatttaaattatgaattatatgaacaatataaagatgatgataatattaattcttcaattaatcatatgaataataaaacaaatacaaatggtaataataatgataatacaattaataatataaataataatagtacaaataataataataataataataatacttataataataatgcTACATATAATCATCCTCAATATATAGAACATGAAGAagataatatgaacaataaATCATCTTATTATAGCTTTACACAAAACTTTTCTATAGTTAATTTATTCTCACAAAATCCTAGAAAAATTATGCAAAAATATCTTGAATTTAAACAACATTTATCTTCTCCATCTAAAGAAAAAATGGACGGATTTCTTGATAgagaatattataatacCACAAAAAAATTGAACGAAGTCTTAGAAgatgatttaaaaaaaacagGAGAAATTATTGatcaaaaagaaaaaaaaggttttgtttcttcattttttgaTGATTTAATGTCtctaatatattttccaaaaaaaaatgtagagttataa
- a CDS encoding putative membrane protein (conserved Plasmodium membrane protein, unknown function), whose product MGPRTKKKDLNLFIFLYKHNFNFKVLKSTPSKKKEFCEDYDDIKKEWYHYEKNKKKNEISYGKDQINIVNNNINKNKINYTHILNNTNNLNVLNDSICYEEKNGKDVKSNIFFHNDFLIYKNIKTKVCHNKKNEIKYISKHFFYHLNKYHKNIVNSYFKECFYKYTKTSKIFFGVLLSFSILLSLFLVTSSNFLEYNIILKYHIKFHSLLFAFFSSYYLGLQIANYYFINNIHNFFSSFFFLNSISSIYLADYYIWASYYFLSFNYIIFLLFNYYNMYYRNVVPKFIFRNVNKIFLFSLFSNYLAINKGKFIEKNIDLLKNEDTNTSFWGLLKILPYFL is encoded by the coding sequence ATGGGACCCCggacaaaaaaaaaagatttaaatttgtttatatttttatacaagcataattttaattttaaagTTTTAAAAAGTACTCcctcaaaaaaaaaagaattttgTGAAGattatgatgatattaaaaaagagTGGTATcattatgaaaaaaataaaaaaaaaaatgaaatatcATATGGAAAAgatcaaataaatattgttaataataatattaataagaataaaattaactatacacacatattgaataatacaaataatttaaatgttttaaatGATTCTATATGttatgaagaaaaaaatggaaaagATGTTAAGagtaatatttttttccataatgattttttaatatataaaaatattaaaacaaaagtgtgtcataataaaaaaaatgaaattaaatatatatcgaaacattttttttatcatttaaataagtatcataaaaatattgtaaattcttattttaaagaatgtttttataaatatacaaaaacatctaaaatattttttggAGTCTTATTAAgtttttcaatattattaagCTTATTTTTAGTTACATCGTCAAATTTTTTggaatataatataattttaaaatatcatataaaatttcATTCTTTACTTTTTGCATTTTTCTCATCATATTATTTGGGATTGCAAATAGctaattattattttataaataatattcataacTTTTTTAgtagttttttttttctaaattcTATTAGCTCTATATATTTAGCTGACTATTACATATGGGcatcttattattttttaagtttcaattatatcatttttttattatttaattattataatatgtattatcGAAATGTTGTACcaaaatttatattcaGAAATGtaaacaaaatttttttgttttctcTTTTTTCGAATTATCTAGCCATAAATAAAGGAAAgtttatagaaaaaaatatagattTATTGAAAAATGAAGACACCAATACATCTTTTTGGGGCCTCTTGAAAATTTTaccatattttttataa
- a CDS encoding hypothetical protein (conserved Plasmodium protein, unknown function): MQNAWHKLNKAVQNIQNVILTDDDNGNSIIKDEYNNDKEEHTKSTERTFSLSNLKTFSQISYDKKGFHLSYDNKQNDNRSFNEYESVENKNNNILKSHKENIIKNDKEIIYNMKNILYEEIINNINLFKKFMKNEKAQLLINEYKINYYNSIKSDFFFLNYISISKYILLILSKFLNIHLIDNFECIHINNKEEYEYYIKNLFFDILKIENIHHLYDNNTLSEENISKQGVFNNIYKSGSFHNNHNVVEINSTNKKFLEKDTGQKNEASPNTLIRCNSLDYILRYKNNLTFNNEKTSPFSIIGDISSKKDVDQMNKQMDIQHDIHKQNLNNNLKREHVTQYNNNNEYAIINEKNDNNHIDISLMGHEQVGQINQPLYTDYKNNYTHSNNIYDDNNSSCFYSKQTSNKPFNNSNLHNIEKKDFCQNMENYTPYNNNNMKENSLVNSKKIFDPFPDKSSLTECEEEEFVIRNDTKIDFSKIIKSMKEEHDIKIEILNSKIKILKDELAKNNDVQTNMRKMKKDIEKYQKELDNKNQIIDDLHQEKNILQYRLDEMELKFKENTNSGDTKEALKEYCEKNHIDKQIIIELIKNSNDILKKRNVKKEIFLILCNILGIKNMIPGLEEKDISEQFLEFMDEETK, from the coding sequence ATGCAAAATGCGTGGCATAAACTAAACAAAGCCGTTCAAAATATCCAGAATGTCATACTTActgatgatgataatggtaattcaataataaaagatgaatataataatgacaAGGAAGAACATACAAAAAGTACTGAAAGAACTTTTAGTCTTTCTAATTTGAAAACCTTTTCTCAAATTAGTTATGATAAGAAAGGTTTTCACTTATCGTATgataataaacaaaatgataataGAAGTTTTAATGAATATGAAAGTGTTGAgaataaaaacaataatattttaaaatctcataaagaaaatattataaaaaatgataaagaaataatatacaatatgaaaaatatattatatgaagaaataataaataatataaacctatttaaaaaatttatgaaaaatgaaaaggCACAATTATTAATcaatgaatataaaattaattattataattcaataaaaagtgatttttttttcttaaattatatttctataagtaaatatattttacttatattatcaaaatttttaaatattcatttgattgataattttgaatgtattcatataaataataaagaagaatatgaatattatataaaaaatttattttttgacATACTCAAAATTGAGAATATTCATCATctatatgataataatacaCTTTCTGAGGAAAATATAAGTAAACAGGGAgtttttaataatatatataaaagtggaagttttcataataatcataatgttgtagaaataaatagtactaataaaaaatttttagAAAAGGACACTGGCCAAAAAAATGAAGCTTCACCTAATACATTAATAAGATGCAATTCTTTagattatatattaaggtataaaaataatcttacgtttaataatgaaaaaacaTCACCCTTTTCAATTATAGGTGATATATCATCTAAAAAGGATGTAGACCAAATGAATAAACAAATGGATATCCAACATGATATACACAAacaaaatttaaataataatttgaaaAGAGAACACGTCACtcaatataataacaataatgaatatgccattattaatgaaaaaaatgataataatcatattgATATATCACTTATGGGACATGAACAAGTAGGACAAATTAATCAACCATTATATACCGactataaaaataattatactcatagtaataatatatatgatgataataattcttcttGTTTCTATTCCAAACAAACAAGTAATAAACCATTTAATAACAGTAATCTTCATAATATTGAGAAAAAGGACTTTTGTcaaaatatggaaaattATACtccatataataataataatatgaaagaAAATAGTTTAGttaattcaaaaaaaatatttgatCCATTCCCAGATAAATCTTCTCTCACCGAGTGTGAAGAAGAAGAATTTGTTATAAGAAACGACACAAAAATTGATTTCtcaaaaattattaaatcaATGAAAGAAGAACATGATATTAAAattgaaatattaaattctaaaattaaaattttaaaagaCGAATTAGctaaaaataatgatgtTCAAACAAATATGagaaaaatgaaaaaggatatagaaaaatatcaaaaagaattagataataaaaatcaaATTATCGATGATTTACATcaggaaaaaaatattttgcAATATCGTTTAGATGAAATGgaattaaaatttaaagaaaatacCAATTCGGGTGATACCAAAGAAGcattaaaagaatattgtgagaaaaatcatatagataaacaaataattatagaattaataaaaaatagtaatgatatattaaagaaaagaaatgtgaagaaagaaatatttcttatattgtgtaatatattaggtataaaaaatatgatacCTGGtttagaagaaaaagatatatCAGAACAATTCTTGGAATTTATGGATGAAGAgacaaaataa